A DNA window from Turicibacter sp. TJ11 contains the following coding sequences:
- the lepB gene encoding signal peptidase I encodes MSVASEENTILDDVIELGTSLLIGYFISRFVRIALARGESMIPTISNNQPILLDCRTYHRREPRRHDLIAFKAHQKKQHKFFLKRVIGLPGEHVVIDKGKLFIDGVCIHEPYLKEPMNDHEKIDIMVDQGFLFVMGDNRNHSLDSRSSRLGLVNLKQDVVGVVKQFKK; translated from the coding sequence ATGAGTGTGGCAAGTGAAGAGAATACGATATTAGATGATGTCATTGAATTAGGAACTAGTTTATTGATCGGGTATTTCATTTCCCGTTTTGTTCGTATCGCTTTAGCAAGAGGTGAATCGATGATCCCAACGATTTCGAATAATCAACCCATTCTTTTGGATTGTCGTACGTATCATCGGCGTGAACCAAGGCGTCATGATTTAATCGCCTTTAAAGCTCATCAAAAAAAGCAACATAAATTCTTTTTAAAACGTGTGATTGGACTACCAGGTGAACATGTGGTCATTGACAAAGGAAAGCTTTTTATTGATGGCGTGTGCATTCATGAGCCGTATCTTAAAGAACCTATGAATGATCATGAAAAAATTGATATTATGGTTGATCAAGGATTTCTTTTTGTCATGGGAGATAATCGAAATCATAGTTTAGACTCACGTTCATCACGATTAGGATTAGTTAATCTCAAACAAGATGTCGTAGGAGTCGTTAAGCAATTTAAAAAGTAA